A window from Lachnoanaerobaculum umeaense encodes these proteins:
- a CDS encoding 2-hydroxyacyl-CoA dehydratase, translating to MQNTEKTYVLGIDIGSTTVKIAILDSRHEVVFSDYRRHYANIQGTLAAQLSDAFEKIGEVNIIPMITGSGGLTLSKHLKSTFVQEVVAVATALKAVAPQTDVAIELGGEDAKIIYFTGGIDQRMNGICAGGTGSFIDQMASLLQTDAIGLNEYAKSYKSIYPIAARCGVFAKTDVQPLINEGATREDLSASIFQAVVNQTISGLACGKPIRGHVAFLGGPLHFLSELKQAFIRTLNLTDEYIVDPDNSHLFAAIGAALNCESTDAMIGISDLINKLKEGIEMAHEIARLDPLFTDEADYKEFSSRHFGHSVKTANIEDYKGNIFLGIDAGSTTTKIALVGEDGSLLWNFYSNNNGSPLATAISAIKSVKEKIHPEAKIVYSCSTGYGEALLKAAFMLDEGEVETIAHYYAAAFFEPKVDCILDIGGQDMKCIRIKDGTVDSVQLNEACSAGCGSFIETFAGSLNFSVQNFAKEALFAKNPVDLGTRCTVFMNSNVKQAQKEGATVADISSGLAYSVIKNALFKVIKISNAADLGKHIVVQGGTFYNDAVLRALEKISGGFVTRPDIAGIMGAFGAALIARERYEGKQTTMLPLDEIISLQYDTSMTRCRGCNNNCVMTVNKFEGGRNFISGNRCERGLGKDRVKKDVPNLYEYKYNRMFGYEPLTADKAFRGTIGIPRVLNMYENFPFWAVFFRNLGFRTVLSPMSTKKIYELGIESIPSESECYPAKITHGHISWLIKNGVRTIWYPCIPYERNEQPDAGNHFNCPIVTSYAENIKNNVEEIRETNTRFLNPFMAFTNEEVLTNQLIKVMKQEFDINEREVKFAAHAAWTELIQSKKDIEREGEKTIEWLHKNNRHGIVLAGRPYHVDPEIHHGIPDMITSFGIAVLTEDAVSHLAKIERPVIVSDQWMYHSRLYAAASLVKQDDCLDLVQLNSFGCGLDAVTTDQVSDILTGSGKIYTVLKIDEVNNLGAARIRIRSLIAALRVRDKKNFERKIHSSAYHRKVFTKEMKDEYTILCPQMSPIHFDLLEPALNAFGYHVEVLQNDSRSAIDCGLKYVNNDACYPSLIVVGQIMEALLSGKYDPNKTAIFMSQTGGGCRASNYIGFIRRALEKVDMAQIPVISVNANGMETNEGFKMTPAMVIKAMQAVVYGDLFMRVLYATRPYEKEKGAANRLHKKWRNRVIDSLSVKKPNFGEFKRNIRGIVKDFDNLPRLNIKKPRVGIVGEILVKFSPLANNHIVELLEKEGAEAVMPDLLDFLLYSFYNSNFKAEHLGMSKKSAFMANVGIKVLEALRSDARKALEKSKHFIAPSRIDHLANMAKDYVSVGNQTGEGWFLTGEMLELIETGTPNIVCTQPFGCLPNHVVGKGVIKELRRSHPEANIIAVDYDPGASEVNQLNRIKLMLATAQKNLKEQNKKVIS from the coding sequence ATGCAAAACACAGAAAAAACCTATGTACTAGGTATAGATATAGGTTCTACTACTGTCAAGATTGCTATTTTAGATAGCAGACATGAAGTAGTATTTTCAGATTATCGCAGACATTATGCGAATATACAGGGGACTTTGGCAGCACAGTTATCGGATGCTTTTGAAAAGATCGGAGAAGTGAATATCATTCCAATGATTACCGGCTCAGGTGGTCTTACTCTTTCAAAACATCTAAAATCCACATTTGTACAGGAAGTTGTCGCAGTAGCAACTGCACTAAAAGCCGTTGCTCCACAAACTGATGTAGCAATAGAGCTTGGTGGAGAGGATGCCAAAATCATCTATTTTACAGGCGGCATAGATCAGAGAATGAATGGTATCTGTGCCGGTGGTACAGGAAGTTTTATCGATCAAATGGCTTCCCTACTTCAGACTGATGCTATAGGACTTAATGAATATGCCAAAAGTTATAAGTCTATTTATCCTATAGCTGCCAGATGTGGAGTTTTTGCAAAAACTGATGTTCAACCACTTATAAATGAGGGTGCTACCAGAGAAGACCTTTCAGCTTCTATTTTCCAAGCTGTGGTAAATCAGACTATTTCAGGGCTTGCCTGTGGTAAGCCAATCAGAGGTCATGTAGCATTCCTTGGCGGTCCGCTGCACTTCCTTTCTGAGCTTAAACAGGCATTTATAAGAACACTAAATCTTACTGATGAATATATTGTAGATCCTGACAATTCACATCTTTTTGCAGCTATCGGTGCTGCACTGAACTGCGAAAGTACTGACGCTATGATTGGTATCTCAGATCTTATAAACAAGCTTAAAGAAGGTATTGAGATGGCACATGAAATTGCCAGACTTGATCCTTTATTTACAGATGAAGCAGACTATAAAGAGTTTAGCAGTAGACATTTCGGTCACAGTGTAAAAACCGCAAATATTGAGGATTATAAGGGTAATATATTCCTTGGAATAGATGCCGGTTCAACTACTACAAAGATTGCTTTAGTAGGTGAAGACGGAAGCTTGCTTTGGAATTTTTATTCAAATAATAACGGTTCGCCACTGGCTACAGCTATCTCAGCTATCAAGTCTGTTAAGGAAAAAATACACCCTGAAGCAAAGATAGTATATTCATGTTCTACCGGATATGGAGAGGCTCTTCTAAAAGCTGCATTTATGCTTGATGAGGGTGAAGTAGAAACCATTGCACACTACTATGCAGCAGCATTCTTTGAGCCTAAGGTCGACTGTATACTTGATATCGGTGGTCAAGATATGAAATGTATTCGTATCAAGGACGGTACTGTAGATTCAGTACAGCTAAATGAGGCTTGTTCTGCCGGTTGTGGTTCATTTATAGAGACATTTGCCGGTTCTTTGAACTTCTCAGTGCAAAACTTTGCAAAAGAAGCATTGTTTGCAAAAAATCCTGTAGACCTTGGTACCAGATGTACCGTTTTTATGAACTCAAATGTAAAACAGGCACAGAAAGAAGGTGCTACTGTAGCTGACATTTCATCCGGACTTGCATATTCCGTTATAAAAAATGCTTTATTCAAGGTTATAAAGATCTCAAATGCTGCAGACCTTGGAAAGCATATAGTTGTGCAGGGTGGTACATTCTATAATGATGCTGTACTTCGTGCACTTGAAAAGATCTCCGGCGGCTTTGTTACCAGACCTGATATTGCCGGTATAATGGGTGCTTTCGGTGCTGCTCTTATAGCAAGAGAAAGGTACGAGGGCAAGCAGACTACTATGTTACCTTTAGATGAGATTATATCATTACAGTATGATACATCTATGACCAGATGTCGTGGTTGTAATAACAACTGTGTAATGACAGTCAACAAATTTGAAGGTGGTAGAAACTTCATATCAGGAAACAGATGTGAAAGAGGTCTTGGTAAGGACAGAGTTAAAAAGGATGTTCCAAACCTCTATGAATATAAATATAATCGTATGTTCGGCTATGAACCGCTCACCGCTGACAAGGCATTTAGAGGTACTATCGGTATTCCAAGAGTTTTGAATATGTATGAGAACTTCCCGTTCTGGGCTGTATTCTTTAGAAACCTGGGATTTAGAACTGTACTCTCTCCTATGTCAACTAAGAAAATATATGAGCTGGGCATTGAATCTATCCCAAGTGAGTCGGAATGTTATCCTGCAAAGATCACTCATGGACATATTTCATGGCTTATAAAGAATGGCGTTCGCACAATATGGTACCCATGTATACCATATGAAAGAAATGAACAGCCTGATGCCGGAAACCATTTCAACTGCCCTATCGTTACTTCATATGCTGAGAATATCAAGAATAATGTAGAAGAGATCAGAGAAACAAATACCAGATTCTTGAATCCTTTCATGGCATTTACCAATGAAGAGGTACTTACAAATCAGCTTATCAAGGTAATGAAGCAAGAGTTTGATATAAACGAAAGAGAGGTAAAGTTCGCTGCACATGCGGCATGGACAGAACTTATTCAGTCAAAGAAAGATATTGAGCGAGAAGGCGAAAAAACTATCGAATGGCTACATAAGAACAACCGCCATGGTATAGTTCTTGCAGGAAGACCTTATCATGTAGACCCTGAAATACATCATGGTATTCCTGATATGATAACTTCATTTGGTATTGCAGTACTCACAGAGGATGCGGTTTCTCATCTTGCCAAGATAGAAAGACCTGTTATCGTAAGCGATCAGTGGATGTATCATTCCAGACTATATGCTGCTGCAAGTCTTGTAAAGCAGGATGACTGCCTTGATCTTGTACAGCTAAATTCCTTCGGTTGCGGACTTGATGCCGTTACCACAGATCAGGTGAGTGATATACTTACAGGCTCAGGAAAGATCTATACCGTGCTTAAGATTGATGAGGTAAACAACCTAGGTGCCGCAAGAATTCGTATTCGTTCACTTATTGCTGCACTACGTGTAAGAGATAAGAAAAACTTTGAAAGAAAAATACACTCTTCCGCTTATCACAGAAAAGTGTTTACCAAGGAGATGAAGGACGAATATACCATTCTTTGTCCACAGATGTCTCCTATACATTTTGACCTTTTAGAGCCGGCACTCAATGCTTTCGGATATCATGTAGAAGTTTTACAAAATGATTCACGCTCTGCCATAGACTGCGGTCTTAAATATGTAAACAATGATGCCTGCTATCCTTCATTGATAGTTGTAGGTCAGATAATGGAAGCATTACTTTCAGGAAAATACGATCCTAATAAGACCGCAATATTTATGAGTCAGACCGGTGGTGGATGTAGAGCCAGCAACTATATAGGTTTTATCAGAAGAGCACTTGAAAAAGTCGATATGGCACAAATTCCTGTAATTTCTGTAAATGCCAACGGTATGGAAACTAATGAGGGATTTAAGATGACACCTGCAATGGTTATTAAAGCTATGCAGGCAGTTGTATATGGTGATCTCTTTATGAGAGTTTTGTATGCTACCAGACCTTATGAGAAGGAAAAAGGTGCTGCAAACAGACTTCATAAAAAATGGAGAAATCGTGTTATAGATTCTCTATCTGTTAAAAAACCTAATTTCGGTGAGTTTAAGAGAAATATTAGAGGTATTGTAAAAGACTTTGATAATCTTCCAAGACTCAATATTAAGAAGCCAAGAGTTGGTATAGTTGGCGAGATTCTTGTTAAGTTCTCTCCACTTGCTAACAATCATATAGTCGAACTTCTTGAAAAAGAAGGAGCAGAAGCTGTAATGCCTGATCTCTTAGATTTCTTACTATACAGCTTCTATAATAGTAACTTTAAGGCTGAACATCTTGGTATGTCAAAAAAGTCTGCATTTATGGCAAATGTAGGTATCAAGGTACTGGAAGCACTAAGAAGTGATGCAAGAAAGGCACTTGAAAAGAGTAAACATTTTATTGCACCTTCAAGAATCGATCATCTTGCAAATATGGCAAAGGACTATGTATCTGTCGGAAATCAGACCGGTGAGGGTTGGTTCTTGACCGGTGAGATGCTTGAACTTATAGAGACCGGCACTCCAAATATTGTTTGTACACAGCCTTTTGGTTGTCTGCCAAACCATGTAGTGGGTAAGGGTGTTATAAAGGAACTCCGCCGTTCACATCCTGAGGCAAATATCATAGCGGTAGACTATGATCCCGGAGCTTCAGAAGTAAACCAGCTAAACAGAATCAAGTTGATGCTGGCTACAGCACAGAAGAATCTTAAAGAACAGAATAAGAAGGTTATATCATAA
- a CDS encoding ABC transporter ATP-binding protein encodes MLEIKNFSKFYGDKKVVDNLSISVQSGDIYGFIGANGAGKTTTIKAVVGIHDFEGGSITVGGHSIKSQPVICKKMMAYIPDNPDLYEHLTGFQYINFIADLFEVSTEIRKERIQKYSDLFEMTKYLSGLISSYSHGMKQRTAIISALVHDPKLFILDEPFVGLDPKAAFCLKSIMHECVSNGGAVFFSTHVLEVAEKLCNKIAIIKNGKLITSGNIGDVKGDKSLEAFFMEVEDNERIVDTY; translated from the coding sequence ATGTTGGAGATAAAGAATTTCAGTAAATTTTACGGAGATAAAAAAGTAGTCGATAACCTGTCAATTTCTGTACAGTCCGGAGATATTTATGGTTTTATAGGGGCAAATGGAGCCGGAAAAACCACAACAATAAAAGCGGTAGTCGGCATTCATGACTTTGAAGGTGGAAGTATAACCGTTGGCGGGCATTCAATTAAATCACAACCTGTGATTTGTAAAAAAATGATGGCATATATTCCGGATAATCCCGACCTTTATGAACATTTGACAGGGTTTCAGTATATAAATTTTATTGCTGACTTGTTTGAAGTTTCTACTGAAATACGTAAAGAAAGAATTCAAAAGTACAGTGATTTATTTGAGATGACAAAGTATCTTTCAGGATTGATATCTTCGTATTCACATGGTATGAAACAACGAACGGCAATTATTTCAGCACTGGTACATGATCCGAAGTTGTTTATTTTGGATGAACCTTTCGTTGGACTCGATCCGAAGGCGGCTTTTTGTTTGAAGAGTATAATGCATGAATGTGTGTCAAACGGTGGAGCTGTTTTCTTTTCAACACATGTATTGGAAGTTGCAGAAAAATTATGTAATAAGATTGCAATTATAAAAAACGGGAAGTTAATAACAAGCGGTAATATAGGAGATGTAAAAGGAGATAAATCCTTGGAAGCTTTTTTTATGGAGGTAGAGGATAATGAGAGAATTGTGGATACTTATTAG
- a CDS encoding TetR/AcrR family transcriptional regulator, whose protein sequence is MRDVKEPEIRRTEIMDAAMILFMEKGYTNTTTQDIVDKVNISRGLLYYHFKNKEDILYCLVERYSERLLKDIYSIVYDEDKSAIEKIRSFIDITIISSQNITAEDTVLQKTVELKENQYMIDKLSHKLVEKLTVYFEKIINQGIAEKSFSVKYPTETAEFLMTAYVFVSNNMSIKCSKKEPVNNYLNAFKTMLEQSLNAKRLFRD, encoded by the coding sequence ATGAGAGATGTAAAAGAACCTGAAATACGGCGTACCGAGATTATGGATGCTGCAATGATACTTTTTATGGAGAAGGGGTATACCAATACAACAACTCAGGATATAGTCGATAAAGTAAATATATCAAGAGGATTATTATATTATCATTTCAAAAATAAGGAGGATATTTTATATTGTCTTGTAGAAAGATATTCAGAGAGATTGTTGAAAGATATTTACAGTATCGTCTATGATGAAGATAAATCCGCTATAGAAAAAATCAGGTCTTTTATAGATATCACAATTATATCTTCACAAAATATTACTGCAGAGGATACGGTACTGCAAAAAACAGTTGAACTTAAAGAAAATCAATATATGATAGATAAGTTATCCCATAAGCTGGTTGAAAAGCTTACAGTATATTTTGAAAAAATTATAAATCAAGGGATAGCGGAAAAGAGTTTTTCTGTAAAATATCCGACAGAAACGGCAGAGTTTCTTATGACGGCATATGTTTTTGTATCAAATAACATGAGCATAAAATGTTCAAAAAAAGAACCTGTCAATAATTACTTAAATGCATTTAAGACAATGCTTGAACAAAGTTTAAATGCGAAAAGGCTCTTTAGAGATTAA
- a CDS encoding transcriptional regulator, giving the protein MANIKFDDYLNDELKNNDFKNGYLNEKTILESSLNLASTGLPQRQLTEIFHVSKSTIERIECGCNTGIETINKLAIGKKLTTR; this is encoded by the coding sequence ATGGCTAATATTAAATTTGATGATTATTTAAATGATGAGCTAAAAAACAATGACTTCAAAAACGGATACCTGAATGAAAAAACTATTTTAGAAAGCTCTCTCAATCTTGCAAGTACCGGACTGCCTCAAAGACAACTTACTGAAATATTTCATGTTTCAAAATCTACAATTGAAAGAATTGAATGTGGATGTAATACCGGTATAGAAACAATAAATAAACTTGCAATTGGCAAAAAACTTACTACCCGTTAA